A genomic stretch from Gammaproteobacteria bacterium includes:
- a CDS encoding YqgE/AlgH family protein — MKGETSLKNHFLVAMPGMLDPNFEHTVALVCEYNQDGAMGVVINRPLDINVSEILKHLEIPPSDTFKDRPALAGGPVHEHIGFVLHQGDMPFESSLPIGEHLYLTSSKDALAALAKGETQDHANLILGYAGWTSGQLERELEENAWLVLPATPEIIFEVPVHKRWEMAIRSLGIDPAHLSPDIGRA; from the coding sequence ATGAAAGGTGAAACCAGCTTAAAGAATCACTTTCTTGTCGCCATGCCCGGCATGCTCGATCCAAACTTCGAGCATACGGTGGCACTTGTGTGTGAATACAATCAAGACGGCGCCATGGGCGTGGTCATCAATCGTCCATTGGACATCAATGTTTCTGAAATTCTTAAGCATCTTGAAATCCCACCCTCGGACACTTTCAAAGATCGGCCTGCGTTAGCTGGCGGTCCCGTGCATGAACATATTGGTTTCGTATTGCATCAGGGAGACATGCCTTTTGAGTCCAGCTTGCCGATCGGCGAGCACCTTTATTTGACATCATCGAAAGATGCATTGGCTGCTTTGGCAAAAGGCGAGACGCAAGACCACGCCAATCTCATTCTAGGCTATGCCGGTTGGACATCCGGCCAACTTGAACGTGAACTTGAAGAAAATGCTTGGCTCGTCTTGCCGGCCACGCCAGAAATCATTTTTGAAGTCCCGGTTCACAAGCGCTGGGAAATGGCCATTCGCTCGCTTGGCATCGATCCCGCGCACCTATCCCCCGATATTGGCCGTGCCTGA
- the ruvX gene encoding Holliday junction resolvase RuvX has product MLGSSCRPRQKSFLKSRFTSAGKWPFARLASIPRTYPPILAVPEVSTVIAFDFGLRRIGVAVGNHITRSAEPLAHLMARDGIPNWEEVGQLIHTWRPDLLVVGEPLNMDGSEQPLTLRARKFANRLHGRFGLPVALQDERLSTRDAHWQWRSHYPDKRLDKGKLDSIAACLILESWWQTQS; this is encoded by the coding sequence ATGCTTGGCTCGTCTTGCCGGCCACGCCAGAAATCATTTTTGAAGTCCCGGTTCACAAGCGCTGGGAAATGGCCATTCGCTCGCTTGGCATCGATCCCGCGCACCTATCCCCCGATATTGGCCGTGCCTGAAGTCAGTACCGTCATCGCTTTCGACTTTGGACTCCGGCGCATTGGCGTTGCCGTGGGCAATCATATCACCCGTAGCGCAGAACCGCTGGCGCACCTGATGGCGCGCGACGGCATTCCAAACTGGGAGGAAGTTGGACAACTGATTCACACCTGGCGTCCCGACCTACTCGTTGTTGGCGAGCCGCTCAATATGGACGGTAGTGAACAACCTCTCACGCTTCGAGCGCGTAAATTTGCCAATCGGTTGCATGGACGATTCGGGCTACCGGTGGCATTACAGGACGAGCGCCTCAGCACTCGCGATGCACACTGGCAATGGCGGAGTCACTATCCAGACAAGCGGCTGGACAAGGGCAAGTTGGACTCGATTGCCGCGTGTCTCATTCTCGAAAGCTGGTGGCAGACGCAATCATGA
- a CDS encoding PilT/PilU family type 4a pilus ATPase — MDFEGLLKLMVNKKASDLFITAGVPPSLKINGRVLAVGQRALSPEKAREVVLSIMNEEQRRDFARTHECNFAISASSIGRFRVSAFQQRNQVGMVLRRIETHIPTFEELHLPPVLRDLAMVKRGLVIFVGATGSGKSSSLAAMIGYRNAHSSGHIISIEDPIEFIHQHKKCIVTQREVGIDTESFEVALKNTLRQAPDVIMIGEVRTRETMEYAVAFAETGHLCLCTLHANNANQALDRIIHFFPSDRRQQLLLDLSLNLKAIVGQQLIPTPDGKGRRPAVEILINTPLMSDHIRKGELHLLKDLMAKSNEHGMQTFDQALFRLYKAGEITYEDAIAHADSPNDLRLMIKLDESGKSSLGESLGGLSIEGRS; from the coding sequence ATGGATTTTGAAGGGCTGTTAAAACTGATGGTCAATAAAAAGGCCTCAGATCTGTTTATCACTGCTGGCGTGCCACCAAGTCTCAAAATCAATGGACGAGTGTTGGCGGTGGGGCAACGTGCTCTGTCGCCGGAAAAAGCAAGGGAAGTGGTGCTATCGATCATGAATGAAGAACAGCGCCGAGATTTTGCCCGCACCCATGAATGTAATTTCGCCATCAGCGCGTCCAGTATTGGCCGTTTTCGCGTGTCAGCGTTTCAGCAAAGAAACCAGGTGGGCATGGTGTTGCGTCGGATCGAGACACATATCCCGACCTTTGAGGAACTCCATTTGCCGCCAGTATTGCGTGATCTGGCCATGGTGAAACGCGGTTTGGTGATATTTGTTGGCGCGACGGGCTCAGGGAAGTCATCATCGCTTGCCGCCATGATCGGTTATCGCAACGCACACTCAAGTGGTCACATCATCAGTATTGAAGATCCCATTGAATTTATTCATCAGCACAAGAAATGTATCGTGACTCAGCGTGAAGTGGGTATTGATACGGAGTCTTTTGAAGTGGCGCTTAAGAACACCTTACGCCAGGCGCCAGATGTCATCATGATCGGCGAGGTGCGAACGCGTGAAACGATGGAATATGCCGTGGCGTTCGCTGAAACGGGCCACCTATGCTTGTGTACTCTGCATGCCAATAACGCCAACCAAGCGCTCGATCGCATCATCCATTTCTTTCCTTCTGATCGACGCCAGCAGCTATTGCTCGATCTGTCGCTGAATTTGAAAGCCATTGTTGGCCAGCAACTGATCCCGACGCCCGATGGTAAGGGCAGGCGCCCGGCGGTCGAAATTTTGATAAATACGCCGTTGATGTCCGATCACATTCGAAAAGGTGAGTTGCATCTGCTGAAGGACCTGATGGCAAAATCCAATGAGCATGGCATGCAGACCTTCGATCAAGCCTTGTTCCGATTGTACAAGGCGGGAGAAATTACCTATGAAGACGCCATCGCCCATGCCGATTCGCCGAACGACTTGCGCCTAATGATTAAGTTGGATGAATCTGGCAAGTCCAGTTTGGGTGAGTCGCTCGGTGGGTTATCCATCGAGGGGCGCAGCTAA